Proteins from one Clostridia bacterium genomic window:
- a CDS encoding MFS transporter, which yields MKKESLWKLIALSSVPFIMVLGNSMLIPVLPDMQKAMEITKLQAGLSITLFSLPAGIAIPVMGFLADKYGRKPIILPALLLYATGGVLSGLAAWWWQSYPILLAGRIIQGLGASGTGPIAMALVSDIFTSQERPKALGGLEAANGLGKVISPILGAAIALLIWYALFFVYAFLAVPAAVLIWLLIKEPPPEKGNQSVRAYLGKIKEIFQRKGKSLAGCYAAGSAVLLILFGLLSYLSDVLEKSYGLDGIVKGLALAVPVLAMSSTSFFGGRYLERQLGKIKYFIVLGLILVAGPLGAFALFPGDMVFFAGILLLGLGTGLVLPGVNTLVTSSVPLEERGGITALYGGVRFLGVAAGPPVFDFLLSLSKRTMFAGGALLAALALGLALWLVNEQQLLQNLQQGKSSGAGKPSRLSPEPT from the coding sequence ATGAAAAAGGAAAGTCTTTGGAAACTAATAGCATTGAGCAGCGTGCCTTTCATCATGGTTTTAGGGAACTCCATGCTGATCCCGGTACTCCCCGACATGCAGAAAGCCATGGAGATCACCAAGCTGCAAGCGGGCCTGAGCATCACTCTTTTTTCTTTGCCCGCCGGCATCGCCATTCCGGTCATGGGTTTTTTGGCTGATAAATACGGGCGGAAGCCCATCATCCTGCCCGCCCTGCTGCTGTATGCCACCGGAGGGGTCCTTTCGGGATTAGCCGCCTGGTGGTGGCAATCATACCCGATTCTCCTGGCGGGACGCATCATTCAAGGACTGGGGGCCAGCGGCACCGGACCCATTGCCATGGCCCTGGTGAGCGACATCTTCACCAGCCAGGAACGCCCGAAGGCGCTGGGGGGACTGGAGGCCGCCAACGGTCTGGGCAAAGTGATCAGCCCCATCCTGGGAGCAGCGATAGCCCTGTTAATTTGGTATGCCCTTTTCTTCGTCTACGCTTTTTTGGCCGTACCCGCCGCCGTCCTCATCTGGCTCCTCATCAAAGAACCGCCGCCGGAAAAAGGAAACCAATCCGTCCGGGCGTACCTGGGCAAAATCAAAGAGATTTTTCAAAGGAAGGGAAAATCCCTGGCCGGCTGTTATGCCGCCGGCAGCGCCGTGCTGCTGATTCTTTTCGGTCTCTTATCCTATCTATCCGACGTGCTGGAAAAAAGCTACGGCCTGGACGGCATCGTGAAAGGGCTGGCCCTGGCGGTGCCGGTCCTGGCCATGTCCTCCACCTCTTTCTTTGGCGGCCGCTACCTGGAGCGGCAGCTGGGGAAAATCAAGTACTTTATCGTCCTGGGTTTAATCCTGGTGGCCGGTCCCCTGGGCGCCTTCGCCCTTTTCCCCGGTGATATGGTTTTCTTTGCTGGGATTCTCCTCCTGGGCCTCGGGACAGGCCTTGTCTTGCCCGGCGTTAACACCCTGGTGACCAGCTCCGTACCGCTGGAAGAGCGGGGCGGCATAACCGCCCTCTACGGCGGGGTCAGGTTTCTCGGCGTGGCCGCCGGTCCCCCGGTTTTTGATTTTTTGTTAAGCCTCAGTAAACGGACCATGTTCGCCGGCGGCGCCCTTTTGGCGGCCTTAGCTCTCGGCTTGGCCCTCTGGCTCGTCAACGAACAGCAGCTCCTGCAAAACCTGCAGCAGGGTAAATCGTCCGGCGCCGGCAAGCCATCCAGGCTGTCCCCTGAGCCTACTTAA
- a CDS encoding 4-oxalocrotonate tautomerase — MPIVTIEMLEGRTVEQKRALAEAVTKAVCDTCNCPAERVTIVIHDMPKTNIAKAGKLMSDTDN; from the coding sequence ATGCCGATTGTGACCATCGAGATGTTGGAAGGACGGACCGTGGAGCAGAAAAGAGCCCTGGCTGAGGCTGTTACCAAAGCCGTATGTGACACCTGCAACTGCCCGGCCGAGAGGGTGACCATTGTGATTCATGATATGCCGAAAACGAACATCGCTAAAGCCGGCAAGTTGATGAGTGATACAGACAATTAG
- a CDS encoding deoxyguanosinetriphosphate triphosphohydrolase, with protein MRLRELAEEREERELSPLAAKSRNSKGRLAPEPPCAVRTDFQRDRDRIIHSKSFRRLKDKTQVFLIAEGDHYRTRLTHTLEVSQIARTVARALMLNEDLVEAIALGHDLGHTPFGHAGEDALNSVYPGGFKHNEQSLRVVDILEGGKGLNLTFEVRDGILHHTGDGLPATLEGQIVRIADRVAYINHDIDDAIRGGVITAADLPRDCLAVLGKTHRERIDTMVRDLIINSMDRDRICMSREVQEATDALRKFLFERVYIDSPAKQEERKAKRMLKDLYWFYLERKDLFLDEINYYNEEEKLERQVCDYVAGMTDRFAVAQYVKYFVPQGSKT; from the coding sequence TTGCGTTTACGCGAGTTGGCTGAGGAACGGGAAGAGAGAGAGTTGTCCCCGCTGGCCGCTAAGAGCAGGAACAGCAAGGGACGGCTGGCGCCGGAACCGCCCTGTGCCGTGCGCACGGATTTTCAAAGGGACAGGGACCGGATTATTCACAGTAAGAGCTTCCGGCGGCTGAAGGATAAGACTCAGGTTTTCCTGATCGCCGAAGGGGATCATTACCGCACCCGTCTTACCCATACCCTGGAAGTCTCCCAAATTGCCAGGACCGTGGCCAGGGCCTTAATGCTTAATGAAGACCTGGTGGAAGCCATCGCTTTGGGCCATGATTTGGGTCATACCCCTTTTGGACACGCCGGTGAAGATGCCCTAAACAGTGTTTATCCCGGCGGTTTTAAACATAACGAGCAGAGCCTGCGGGTCGTGGATATACTAGAAGGTGGCAAAGGGCTCAATTTAACTTTCGAGGTCAGGGACGGGATCCTGCATCATACGGGGGACGGCTTGCCGGCCACTTTGGAAGGCCAAATCGTGCGCATTGCCGACCGGGTTGCTTATATTAACCATGATATTGACGATGCCATCAGGGGCGGGGTGATTACGGCCGCCGATTTGCCCAGGGATTGCCTGGCGGTTTTGGGCAAAACCCACCGGGAACGCATTGATACCATGGTGCGGGATTTGATTATAAACAGCATGGACCGGGATAGAATCTGTATGAGCCGGGAAGTGCAGGAAGCCACCGATGCCCTGCGCAAATTCCTGTTTGAAAGGGTTTATATCGATTCCCCCGCCAAGCAGGAAGAAAGAAAAGCCAAGAGAATGCTCAAGGATTTATACTGGTTTTACCTGGAGCGAAAGGATCTTTTCCTGGATGAAATCAATTATTACAACGAAGAGGAAAAGCTGGAACGGCAAGTGTGCGATTACGTGGCCGGCATGACGGACCGGTTCGCCGTCGCCCAGTATGTGAAGTATTTCGTACCGCAAGGGTCGAAAACCTAA
- a CDS encoding phosphohydrolase gives MFAISDLHLPGSTGKKMDVFGPEWVDHDRKIESHWRRLVSGEDLVLIPGDISWAMRLEEVEEDLDRIASWPGTKVMIRGNHDYWWQGIGKLRRRLPASMYALQNDSVSLGGFSICGTRGWKVPGCEDFTGEDEKIYRREVQRLEQSLKTAGGQEPVIVMLHYPPFNERGEPSLFVELMQEYRVRKCIYGHLHGQHIQAAVTGNIDGIEYYLVSCDKVDFAPLLIAETK, from the coding sequence ATTTTCGCTATTTCCGATTTGCACCTGCCGGGGTCCACGGGCAAGAAAATGGATGTCTTCGGTCCCGAGTGGGTGGACCATGACCGCAAGATTGAAAGCCACTGGCGCCGCCTGGTGTCGGGGGAAGACCTGGTCCTCATCCCCGGGGATATTTCCTGGGCCATGCGGTTGGAAGAGGTAGAAGAGGATTTAGACCGCATAGCTTCCTGGCCCGGCACGAAAGTCATGATCCGGGGCAACCATGACTACTGGTGGCAGGGGATAGGGAAGCTCAGGCGAAGGCTGCCCGCCTCTATGTATGCCCTTCAAAACGATTCCGTTTCTCTCGGCGGGTTCTCCATCTGCGGCACGCGGGGTTGGAAAGTGCCCGGATGCGAAGACTTTACCGGGGAGGACGAGAAGATTTACCGGCGGGAAGTCCAGCGGTTGGAGCAGTCGTTGAAAACCGCCGGCGGCCAGGAACCGGTCATCGTGATGCTGCATTATCCACCCTTTAATGAGCGGGGAGAACCGTCCCTCTTTGTGGAGCTGATGCAGGAATACCGGGTCCGGAAATGCATTTACGGACACTTGCACGGGCAGCACATCCAGGCGGCCGTGACCGGGAACATTGACGGTATCGAGTATTATTTGGTGTCCTGTGATAAGGTTGATTTTGCCCCCTTGTTAATCGCGGAAACAAAATGA
- a CDS encoding DNA primase, with product MAGLYSQGTLEEIRQRIDIVDLIGEYVSLRKQGNSYVGRCPFHDDRNPSFHVTPENGLFYCFGCGAGGDVFSFIMKIAHLDFPQAVERLAQRAGVTPVREGKSAPESRKLDKLNRLREINREAALYYYRSLRSTAGEPARRYLAERGINQDSQHKFALGYAPKNNALLSYLARKGVTTEDMLAAGLAIGRDDGSVIDRFRDRVMFPITDHRGRVVGFGGRLINPGEPKYLNSPETEIFRKKSLLYGLHLALPALRQSQVAVLVEGYLDVIALHQAGIQNAVASLGTAFTPEHAKLLKRYAREVVILFDSDEAGMKATERAIEIFSRQELAVKVASLAGAKDPDEFLRDAGPQALLEVLEKALPVVLYRFHRLKSTLPLDTPGNKSALLRQLFPDLARLSSQVERQEYIRILAQELNLSEEVIWDDFRRNQGEQRGKYQYLRDKTSQIRNNTNGNGNVNSFRTPYVIAQENMLRLLLQEPSLVSRVAPAVDPEAFHEAPYRELFLLVKEQVQARGDGAVTLKEIVSAAPEELKGLIAKLASANPLPVGDRQLQDTVVSLQRQYLQAQVRDKWKKIAEAEAKKDSSGVQILLQEISNLQRKIQSLK from the coding sequence GTGGCCGGACTTTACAGCCAAGGAACCCTGGAGGAAATCCGCCAGCGGATCGACATCGTTGACTTAATCGGCGAGTATGTGAGCTTGCGCAAACAAGGCAACAGCTATGTAGGCCGTTGTCCCTTTCATGACGATAGAAATCCTTCTTTTCATGTTACACCGGAGAACGGTCTTTTTTATTGCTTTGGTTGCGGTGCAGGCGGCGATGTGTTCTCTTTTATCATGAAAATCGCCCACCTGGATTTTCCCCAGGCGGTGGAAAGGCTGGCCCAGCGGGCGGGCGTCACCCCGGTGCGAGAAGGGAAGAGCGCCCCGGAATCTAGGAAACTAGACAAATTGAACCGCCTGCGGGAAATCAACAGGGAAGCCGCCTTGTACTATTACCGGTCTTTGCGTTCCACTGCGGGGGAGCCGGCCAGGCGTTACCTGGCGGAAAGGGGCATCAATCAAGACTCCCAGCACAAGTTTGCCCTGGGTTATGCCCCGAAAAACAATGCTTTACTGTCCTACCTGGCCAGGAAAGGTGTGACCACGGAGGACATGCTGGCCGCAGGGCTGGCAATCGGGAGAGATGACGGTTCCGTCATTGACCGTTTCCGGGATAGGGTTATGTTTCCCATTACCGATCACCGGGGCCGGGTGGTGGGCTTCGGCGGCCGGCTGATTAACCCCGGGGAGCCCAAGTATCTCAATTCCCCGGAGACGGAGATTTTCCGGAAAAAGAGCCTGCTGTACGGTTTGCACCTGGCTTTGCCGGCCCTCAGGCAGTCCCAGGTGGCTGTGCTGGTGGAAGGATACCTGGATGTCATTGCCCTGCATCAAGCAGGGATTCAAAATGCCGTGGCCTCGCTGGGGACCGCATTTACCCCGGAACATGCCAAGCTGCTGAAGAGATATGCGAGAGAAGTGGTCATCTTGTTTGACAGTGATGAGGCAGGCATGAAGGCCACGGAAAGGGCCATTGAGATTTTCAGCCGGCAGGAGCTGGCCGTCAAAGTTGCCTCCCTGGCAGGGGCTAAAGATCCTGACGAGTTCCTCCGGGATGCCGGGCCCCAGGCCTTATTGGAAGTCCTGGAGAAGGCATTGCCGGTGGTGCTTTACCGTTTTCACCGGCTCAAATCCACCCTGCCCTTGGATACACCGGGTAACAAAAGTGCACTTCTGAGACAGTTGTTTCCCGACTTAGCCAGGTTGAGCAGCCAGGTGGAGCGCCAGGAGTATATCAGGATCCTGGCCCAGGAGTTAAACTTGTCAGAAGAAGTGATTTGGGACGATTTCCGAAGAAATCAGGGGGAACAACGGGGAAAATATCAGTATTTGAGGGATAAAACTTCTCAAATAAGGAATAATACCAATGGAAACGGAAATGTTAATTCTTTCCGCACTCCTTATGTCATAGCACAGGAAAACATGCTGCGCCTCCTTTTACAGGAGCCGTCCCTGGTGAGCAGGGTGGCGCCGGCAGTGGACCCCGAGGCGTTTCATGAAGCACCCTACCGGGAGCTTTTTCTCTTGGTCAAAGAACAGGTACAGGCCCGGGGGGACGGTGCCGTCACCCTGAAGGAGATTGTCTCGGCTGCCCCGGAAGAGTTAAAAGGCTTGATTGCCAAGCTGGCCTCGGCGAACCCGCTGCCGGTGGGCGACCGCCAGCTGCAGGATACCGTGGTCAGCCTGCAGCGGCAGTACTTACAAGCCCAGGTGCGGGATAAATGGAAAAAAATTGCGGAGGCGGAAGCAAAAAAGGATTCTTCTGGGGTGCAAATCCTGTTGCAGGAGATCTCGAATTTGCAGCGAAAGATTCAATCATTAAAATAA
- the rpoD gene encoding RNA polymerase sigma factor RpoD has protein sequence MKTEGGTTMQDEERRIESVKELMRKGKDRGILTYQEIADQLQGIELTAEQIDEIYEQLGNMGIDVLPSEHDVRKVEDDAHKEEDIDLSIPEGIGIDDPVRMYLKEIGRVPLLTAEEEIELAKRMEQGDEEAKRLLAEANLRLVVSIAKRYVGRGMLFLDLIQEGNLGLIKAVEKFDYRKGFKFSTYATWWIRQAITRAIADQARTIRIPVHMVETINKLIRVQRQLLQELGREPTPEEIAQQMDIPVERVREIMKIAQEPVSLETPIGEEEDSHLGDFIEDEDALAPAEAASYMLLKEQLEEVLETLTPREEKVLRLRFGLDDGRSRTLEEVGQEFGVTRERIRQIEAKALRKLRHPSRSKKLKDYLE, from the coding sequence ATGAAGACGGAAGGGGGGACGACGATGCAAGATGAGGAACGCAGAATAGAAAGCGTTAAAGAGCTGATGCGAAAAGGAAAAGATCGCGGCATTCTCACTTACCAGGAAATCGCGGATCAACTGCAAGGGATCGAGCTGACTGCGGAGCAAATTGATGAGATTTATGAGCAGTTAGGCAATATGGGCATTGATGTATTGCCTAGCGAACACGACGTGCGCAAAGTCGAAGACGATGCTCATAAAGAAGAAGATATCGATCTATCTATACCGGAAGGTATAGGCATCGATGACCCCGTACGTATGTACCTCAAGGAAATTGGGAGAGTCCCCTTACTAACGGCTGAAGAAGAAATTGAGTTAGCGAAACGCATGGAGCAAGGCGACGAGGAAGCCAAGCGGTTGCTTGCGGAAGCTAACTTGAGATTAGTCGTGAGCATTGCCAAGAGGTATGTCGGGAGAGGGATGTTGTTCCTGGATCTAATCCAGGAAGGCAACTTAGGTCTCATTAAAGCGGTGGAGAAATTCGACTACCGCAAGGGGTTCAAGTTCAGCACTTATGCTACCTGGTGGATTAGGCAGGCGATTACGAGAGCCATTGCCGACCAGGCCCGGACCATCCGGATCCCCGTCCACATGGTGGAGACCATAAATAAGCTGATTCGCGTCCAAAGGCAGCTGCTGCAAGAACTGGGACGGGAGCCAACCCCTGAGGAAATTGCCCAGCAGATGGACATTCCGGTGGAGCGCGTGCGCGAGATTATGAAGATTGCGCAGGAGCCGGTTTCCCTGGAGACTCCCATCGGGGAAGAAGAAGACAGCCATTTGGGAGATTTTATCGAGGACGAAGATGCCCTGGCCCCGGCGGAAGCAGCTTCTTACATGCTGCTCAAGGAGCAGTTGGAAGAAGTGCTGGAAACTCTAACACCGCGCGAAGAAAAGGTGCTGCGCCTCCGTTTCGGGCTCGATGACGGCCGTTCCCGGACCCTGGAGGAAGTAGGCCAGGAGTTCGGTGTGACGCGGGAGCGCATCAGGCAGATTGAGGCCAAGGCGCTGCGGAAGCTGAGACATCCCAGCCGCAGCAAGAAGCTGAAGGACTACCTCGAGTAG
- a CDS encoding SAM-dependent methyltransferase, translated as MEMETGLKLSPRLEKVAGFVLPGEPAADIGSDHAYLPIYLVRNGIVPSAVAVEVHPGPWQSSLDQVHLHQLEDKIQVRLGDGFAPLAPGEVATAVVAGMGARTIIHILSHGQAILPTLKRLVLQPMAGVAELRQWLYDRGFCLVDEELVQEGEQFYFILAAEKGETKPLSPWEREFGPILLAKRHPLLVPYLERLIRQQERILLSLQRGVSAKAGKERRAAEGRLNLLREVMKWLSTAND; from the coding sequence GTGGAAATGGAAACAGGGTTGAAATTGTCTCCCAGGCTCGAAAAAGTGGCCGGATTTGTGCTCCCCGGGGAACCGGCGGCCGATATCGGCAGCGATCATGCCTATTTGCCCATCTATTTGGTCCGGAACGGGATCGTACCTTCGGCCGTGGCCGTGGAAGTCCATCCCGGTCCCTGGCAGAGCTCCTTGGACCAGGTGCACCTCCATCAATTGGAGGATAAAATCCAGGTGCGGCTGGGGGACGGGTTTGCGCCCCTGGCCCCCGGGGAAGTGGCCACCGCCGTGGTGGCCGGTATGGGAGCCAGGACCATCATCCACATTCTCAGCCACGGCCAAGCCATCTTACCCACCCTCAAAAGACTGGTGCTCCAGCCCATGGCGGGAGTGGCCGAATTGCGGCAATGGTTATATGACCGGGGCTTTTGCCTGGTCGATGAGGAATTAGTACAAGAGGGAGAACAATTTTACTTCATTTTAGCAGCCGAAAAAGGAGAAACAAAGCCTCTTTCCCCCTGGGAGCGCGAGTTCGGGCCCATCTTGCTGGCGAAAAGGCATCCTTTACTGGTTCCCTACCTGGAAAGGCTGATCCGGCAGCAAGAACGGATCCTATTATCCTTGCAGCGAGGAGTTTCGGCGAAAGCCGGGAAAGAACGGCGGGCGGCGGAAGGAAGATTAAACCTGTTAAGAGAGGTGATGAAATGGCTGTCCACTGCCAACGATTAA
- a CDS encoding Nif3-like dinuclear metal center hexameric protein, with translation MAVHCQRLISLLEELAPVSLAENWDNVGLLVGDPQAGVEGVLVALDLTQGVIDEALRQECNFILVHHPPIFHPLKRLTAADPEARLLMEAIRNGLNIYAAHTNLDKAPGGVNDRLAQVLGLVDAEILSAQVKEQHYKLVVFVPETHEKEVRQAIGDAGAGFIGNYSYCTFRTRGTGTFLPLEGANPYLGRVGRVEEAAEYRLETIVPERILGKVVQAMLEAHPYEEVAYDLYPLAVTGTPKGGLGRVGNLAEPLPPAQFIEFVKERLSLAAVKVVPGRHELVRRVAVCGGSGGRLIKDAVKRGAQAFITGDVDYHEGQLAESLGLMVIDAGHGATEKVVLPWLAEQLHHLLTTHNLAVPVVLAATNTDPWRCY, from the coding sequence ATGGCTGTCCACTGCCAACGATTAATTAGCTTGCTGGAAGAATTGGCTCCGGTGAGTTTAGCGGAAAACTGGGATAATGTGGGACTGCTGGTAGGTGACCCGCAAGCCGGGGTGGAGGGAGTGCTGGTTGCTTTAGACCTAACCCAGGGTGTGATTGACGAAGCCTTAAGGCAAGAATGCAACTTCATCCTGGTTCACCATCCTCCCATCTTTCACCCGCTGAAACGGTTGACCGCTGCCGACCCGGAAGCCCGGCTGCTCATGGAAGCGATAAGAAACGGCTTAAACATCTATGCGGCTCATACCAACCTGGACAAGGCGCCGGGCGGGGTCAATGACAGGCTGGCCCAGGTACTGGGTTTAGTAGATGCGGAAATCCTGTCGGCCCAGGTGAAGGAGCAGCATTACAAACTGGTGGTCTTTGTGCCGGAAACCCACGAAAAAGAAGTGCGCCAAGCGATTGGGGATGCCGGGGCCGGCTTCATCGGTAACTACTCCTACTGTACTTTCAGGACCCGGGGGACGGGGACCTTTTTGCCCTTGGAGGGGGCCAATCCCTACCTGGGCCGGGTGGGCCGGGTGGAGGAAGCGGCGGAATACCGCTTGGAAACCATTGTGCCGGAAAGGATTCTGGGTAAAGTGGTGCAGGCTATGCTGGAGGCTCACCCTTACGAGGAAGTAGCTTATGACCTGTATCCCCTGGCCGTTACAGGTACACCCAAAGGCGGCCTGGGACGGGTCGGTAACCTGGCCGAGCCGCTGCCGCCTGCACAATTCATCGAATTTGTGAAAGAGCGGCTGTCCCTGGCTGCCGTTAAAGTAGTGCCCGGCCGTCACGAGTTGGTCCGGCGGGTGGCCGTTTGCGGCGGTTCCGGCGGCAGGTTGATCAAAGATGCGGTAAAGAGAGGCGCCCAAGCTTTCATCACCGGGGATGTGGATTACCATGAAGGCCAACTGGCGGAAAGTCTTGGCTTGATGGTCATTGATGCCGGTCACGGCGCTACCGAAAAAGTGGTCCTGCCCTGGCTGGCAGAACAACTGCATCATCTTTTGACTACTCATAACCTGGCGGTGCCTGTGGTTCTTGCCGCCACCAATACCGATCCCTGGCGTTGCTATTGA
- a CDS encoding ribonuclease HI family protein, producing the protein MVIHTDGAARGNPGPAGIGALIRREDGQVLAEISRFLGHATNNVAEYTALIIALEKAAALGATEVEVFTDSELMVKQIHGEYRVKNEGLKPLYQKVQELAAGFRSFDITHVAREKNKEADRLANRGIDEGLQKSKG; encoded by the coding sequence TTGGTGATTCATACTGACGGTGCCGCCAGGGGCAATCCCGGCCCGGCCGGCATTGGGGCCCTGATCCGGCGGGAAGACGGGCAGGTCCTGGCGGAAATCAGCCGGTTTCTAGGTCATGCTACCAATAACGTGGCCGAGTACACGGCCCTCATTATTGCGCTGGAAAAGGCGGCTGCCCTGGGTGCTACGGAAGTGGAAGTCTTTACCGATAGCGAACTCATGGTTAAGCAAATCCACGGCGAATACCGGGTCAAGAACGAAGGACTAAAACCTCTGTATCAGAAAGTACAAGAACTGGCCGCCGGGTTCAGGAGTTTTGACATTACCCATGTGGCGCGGGAAAAAAACAAAGAGGCAGACCGGTTAGCCAACCGGGGGATTGATGAAGGTCTGCAGAAAAGCAAAGGTTGA